Below is a window of Aerococcus viridans DNA.
TTCAGAAGCTAAGGCTACATCTCCACCAGATACTGCAGCTAAATCTAGCACACCGGGCATGGTGGCCATGATTTGACTTGCATCAAACCCAGCACTCGCTAAGTTTTCCATACCCTGTGCTGCTTCACTGGCACTAAAAGCGGTAGAAGCTCCTAATTCCTTAGCTTGTTCAGTCATCGCTTCAAGTTCGCTACCTGTTGCCCCAGCTACAGCTCCTACTCTTGACATTTGTTTCTCAAATTGGATCCCAACTGTAGCAGCTGCTGCTCCCATAGCAACTAATGGGACAGTTACAGAAGTAGTTAACTTACTACCCACAGAACCAATGGCGCTAGAAACAGACTTAATTTTCCCACCAGTTTTCTCCATTTTATCTGCAGTATCGGCGAATCGTCCACCGGCGTTCACATAGTCTTCCGTTAGTTTTTGTGCCTGATTAGACATTTCTGCCATACTGATTTTTGCTGAGTTTATTTTACCCGGCATTTTTTCAAGCTCTTTATTATAATTAGCTTGTGTTTTCTCTAATTCAGATAATTCATTTCCAAGAGCGTCAGTCTCCGCTTTAGACTCTTGCCAAGCTTTTTTTGCTTCCTTAGTTTTGGTTGCATTCCAACCCATAGTATTACCGAGTTCTTTATACTCTTTTTCTAGTTGATCAGTTGTCGTTTTCGATTTAGAGAAAGCATCAGAAGTCGATTTTATATTTCGTTCAGTGACTTTTAGATTAGAGCTAAAATCTTTTTGAGCTGACTCTAATGATTTAAGTTTTCTAGCTTGAACATCGTATTGTCGTTCCAGACTTTTCAATTCAGTTTGGAATTTACTTGTAGCCGATGCATTATTACCTAGTTCAGCCATCGCTAGCCTTGTTTCTTGTGCCATGGTCCGAGCTTCTTGGCCAGCTGTTCTTAGATCATTCTTATACTGATTGACACCTTCCGCCATCAAGCGGACACCTATACGTCTTAATTCAGACATTCGTTACCTCCTCCCTATAAGAAATTAATACCTGGCATTTCAGATGGTGTACTATCGTTATCTGATTCTTTTTCACTATTTTTTGTTAATTGGTGTAACATTTCAGAAATCGCTAAAGCATCATGTTGATATAAAAACTCATCCATCGTTATGCCAAATAGCTTTCTGGACATAGTATAGAGATAGTCAAAGTCTATGCTTTGTCTTTCTGTACTTCCGCTTTGGTTTTCTTCGCCTTTTCCTTTAGGTCTTCCACTGGTGGATTGAAGGCAATGTCGAAAAAATCATTATAGAATTTAATTGCTTGATAAGGTGTGGTGTTTTCTGCAACTTCTTCAAACGTCACGTCTAATCCATTAGCTTTCATGACCGCAGTCGCAAATTTGACCATAGCTGTATTGCCATCAGTTTGTAATTGCTCATCAAATTTTGATTGTGTGTAGTCAAATAATTCTTCCATATAAATCCAAACTGCATTATTTACACGATATTCTTTTTCTTCACCAGTGATATCAGATGTAAAACTTTTAACTGTATTTTTAAAAATATTACTCATTAAAATCCTCCTAAATATAAAAAGAGGCCAAATAAGGCCTCATTAAATTAAACTTGTGGGTCGGTACTGGAAACTAAACACTCTGCTAAAGTGGCTTTATCAAACCAACCTTTTTCTAGCAATGCATCACGATCATACAATCTAGCTGTTGTAGCGCTTCGTAAATCCGCTTTCACATATAGAGTATTGTTTAAATCATCTGCAGCATCTGCAATTGCAGGGCGATAAATTAAAGCATTACCGACAATAGAATATGAAGTGATCTGTGCTTCTTTAGTATCAGTTTCAGTTTGTGGATTTAGACCAACTGGTTGCAATTGACATTTTGGCATATTCACAATTACTTCCCCACCATTTTCATCTGTCATTGGGAATGCGAAACGGAAGAATTTTTGAATTGGGTTTGAGTTGTACCCATATACTCCTTCACCTAATTTAATTGCGCCTGTCATACGTTCAGCAAACCCCTCTGGTAAGTATCCAGCAGATAAATTGATTGTTAAGTCTGATACTTTCCCTAAGTCCGAGTGCTTTTTGTTTGATAAGAAAATCGGACTAGATTCGTATGTCATTTCAGTTTCTGCAGATTGTAATGAGGGTACAATTTCAACCTCTTCTGCGTACACTGGAGCTTTTGAAGCTGTTTCTTCAGTAGTCATTTCTTGGAAATAACCGTCACCTAAACCTGTCATTAAAGTTTGTTTTTTTACTTGTGCCATAAAATATACATCTCCTTTTAATATAAAAAGACAACTAGTTTTTAGCTAGTTGCCTATAGTGTCTTGTTCAATTTGTTTAATTATTTGTTCTTCTGATTGTTCAGCAGCAGGCCTTACATGCGGTCTAGGCCTATCTTTATAGGTACCAACTTCATGGAAATACAGATGAAAATTAGGCCGTTTATCCCAACCAATTAATCTATCGTTTGCATCCCTTTCAAACATAATACCCGCTACACCGGCACCTGTTTTATTCAATCCCTTTGAACTTGCAATTGATTTAGCTTTATTTACAATTAAATTCGCACCCTTATCCATTGCTTGTGGTAATCGTTCAGATTTTCTGATTAAATCTTGAATGTCACTATCAATTGATGAGTCATTACCTATCATTTCTGCCTTAACTCTCACGAACGCACCTCCAAGAAATAATGGTAAACTGGATAGTTTGTATTATTATCAGTATCAGTCGCTTCCAACCAATCGGTGGTAAATAGACCTGCTTGCTCTAATCTATTTTCGATTTCACTGAGCATATTATTGTCCTCCACGTCCAATGGCGTCAGAGTGAACACATCAACTTGATACCAGATATTACGATTAGCTTTTTTATTTGATAACCTGTCAGCGTAATTATTACCTAGATTAAATCTTATAAATGGAAATTTAGCATTCATGCTATTCCCATAAAACCAGGTATAATCTAGCCCTTTAAGAACATCAGCTATATCAGATTTTAGCGTCACTATAGCCACCTTCTTTCGCTAGTAACAATTCTGTTTCGTTATTAGTAAAATCAGGAAATACCTTAACGATGTCATAGGTTACAGACTCATCGTTATTTAAAATAGCAGTCATTCCACTATGTATATGTAGATTTAAAGGGATTCTAACCTGTCGTTCTAAAGTGACATTTTGACTGCCAAATTCATAACGATCTTGACTATGAATTCCCTGCAATCTAATAGGATAAGTCCCTAATAGTTTCAGATAAGTAGCACCGGGAATAGGTGTGTTATATTCGTCAGTTTTAACTCGACGTTCTACTATCCCTAAGATGCCATCGTTATAAGCATTTTGAATTCGCTTATTTTTAATTGTCTTGTGCAGGCTCATTCAAATCACGCTCCATTGCTAAATTCAGGCCAAATGCATTCAAATCATGCAAGAAATTTTGATAATATAATTCGCTAGCATTAGCGCGAACATATCTTGCACGATCAAACACAAGCATCTTGCCTGTTTTATTCGTTTCAATATCAAAGTAGTCTGAATGATCTACAACATACTGATATGCTGACTCCAAGTTTCGTTTAAAAACTTCATCAGACTCTACACCTAGGCCAGTTTCTCTGACATATAAATCCTTAAATTCACTTACCAACATATCACTTACAGTGCCAACCATATTCTTCACCTACTCTTCAATAGGTTCTTTTGCTACAAAGCCCTCATTTTGCAAAAATGCTAATCGCTCTGGGTCAACTTCTCGTTTAGTCGCTGGGTAAACAGAAAAGTCGCCATCTACAGTGTAGTGACGACCTTTTTTATGTTCTCCAGATTTTAGTTTATCTTGGGTATCATAAAAACCTTTTAAAATTAGAAATTTTTCCATCCTATTTACCTCCTAATTAAACTTGTGGATCTGTTTCGACTTGAATAGGATTAATTGTATCTTGTTTTGCTAAATCTGCTTTACCTTCTGCTTCAGGTACGGTTACACCCTC
It encodes the following:
- a CDS encoding HK97-gp10 family putative phage morphogenesis protein, coding for MRVKAEMIGNDSSIDSDIQDLIRKSERLPQAMDKGANLIVNKAKSIASSKGLNKTGAGVAGIMFERDANDRLIGWDKRPNFHLYFHEVGTYKDRPRPHVRPAAEQSEEQIIKQIEQDTIGN